The Pungitius pungitius chromosome 4, fPunPun2.1, whole genome shotgun sequence nucleotide sequence GGGGGAAATGACTCTGTGCCTGCCAACAGTCCATCGCTCACCGCAAAACTGTCTCAGGCTGTAGATGTGGTATTATTATAAGAAGGCTCTCAGCTGTGCTCTAGGGCTGTTTACAGTATGTGGTTTAGGATTGTTATTAACTTGATCATGACGTTAATCAGTGGGCAGCTGAATATGGTAAATATAATGTATTCACGTGTCCGTTTTTAAAAGTCAAACTGGCCTACATTGTTTTCGATCCATAATAAATATGGGTGATGTTTAAACTGGAGATTCCACGCCCGGCTGTGTTGTTTTGGAGGGCAGTGTCAGAAAGAAGAATGTAGATGTGGATTAGAATGGCTAAGAttacttttaaatataataCTGATTGTCTAGCGAAGAGATAAAAAAGGGGTACTTCTGtttccattttcaaaataaaataattggcaTGTACTGAGTGCTTCACTTCAAATACAAGTACTAAAAAGTGAATGTTGAACCAGCTTACACAAGGTAAgagcagacatgccaaccctcccgattgttccgggagactcccgaatttcaaaaacccctcccgaaaatctcccggaccgacctttctcccgaatttctcccgatttccacccgaacaacaatattgctgcaccatccgtcactgggcgcgccgtttcagaccgaacaataataaaggttacaccttgaagtcaagcgcggcaattagaacagAAAAAGACGAGACTACCGTGactaaagggggagggggggggagggagcatCGTGCATCTGCCCCTCGTCTCTTCAAAGAGGTGTCATGGCTACAGGTGCCACCGGGCGATGACACGCCCCCTTTCCTGCTAATTGAATTTCACAGGTGCTGCTCATAGCTCCTTCAAGGGCTGCTACAGGCTGCGAAGCATCTTCAAATACAACTTAAGTAGAGTAGTGTTGTACAAATTAGAGTCTAACCTCCTGAGGAGAACCCTTAAGGAattgaatttgtgaaataaatggattacatttttctttgcgttcgtgtgtgtgatatatatgacgatatcccccccccccccctttgaatatctccctaattctgaggtctcaagtaTGGGTAAGAGGAGTACATTGGCCAGAATTGAGCATCGAACAACATTTCTTGTTCATCCAAGCGTCACTGAACCTAAAGTTAAAtaagagttttattttgaaatctggTACCGGAAACCCTTAAAAGTTCCCTGTCAGTCCGCCCCGCCGAACTGCAGTCCAGCATTCATACGGTCCAGTTGGAGAAAATGGGCGACAAGGGTCTGTCAGACGAGGCAGTGGCATCGGCTTGTAAGGATGGAGACCCGATTACGAAGGTGAGACTATTGTCGTGCTTTTTAAACTCTTACCGGACAACCAACAGGCTAAGCCTTCCCGTGGCGTCCATTATCGGACAGGGACGTTTCCTCTCCAACGCGCGCTCGTTACCGGGTGACAAGTGATTCGGTTCAGACATGTTTACGCGTGTCAACGGCCGCCACGCACCCGTTTAAGAGAACTCGTGGTCCTCTGTGTTTTATCTCATGCTGTTCGTTAACTTTCATCCCGGCTTTTTTCCGTGTGGACAGAAACTCTCGGAACTTGTTAAAGGGAAGCGGAGACATTATTGATCAAAGCAAgcgcaaaaacaacaacaacatcgcCCCCTGTCGGGCCGATCAGTGTTTACTCGCGATGGCGCCACTATTCCTCACACCCGCATTCTGTGGAGGAAAGCGGGCGGGACCGGGAAAGGCTTAACGTAATGTGTGCGGCGGGGCTAGCTGCTAATGCTAACCGGTCCCGCCCGCTGATCAATCCACAGCCACGCGTTCAACGTGCGTAACGTCACGTGtccttcagcccagtccagccACAGACACCGTGTGCCCACAGTACCGATGACCTAAAGGGCTCAGTGGTCACCGGCAGGTCGACATAAATGGAATTGGGCCATGTGGTGCCATCTGGCTGGAGACTCCATCTGTTCTTTTGAGTACTTTGTTCATTTGTAGCGACTCCTTCACATATTCCCTCACATGAGACCATCAAAGTTCACACTTAAGTCCCAGATCAAAGTCACCACGTGATCGAGGGATGAAGGAGACATAATGCAGATCGGGGCACTTTGCCTGGTTTTCCTTTGCTTTGATTTCTTCACACAATGAGATGTCACAGTAGAGCTAAATGCACCACTTCTGTCTCCTCTAGTAGTGACTTGAACTAGATGACAGCACTCTGTACACGTGCTGCAGTGGGGACATGGATGATGGATGTTTCTTTTGTATGTGTTGACATTTATTCACATGAATAGTTGACACTGCTGGACGAAGTGCACTGGTAACCACGGAGACGACGCTCAACTGTGACACAGCCGCGGCGCTGCCGATCGGTTTCTCGCACTCCTGTGACACCAGGGTCACGGAGAAAGAAAACGCTTGGAATTCGCCACATACAAGCTGCAATCCCTGAGgtgtttttcccccctcacaTCAGTTGTGACACATTCACCCGGTCACAAGTACTCGTAACACTTCTGATCCCGGCAGGACTCTGAAATTGACCCATAACCCTCTGAAAAGGGGGTTGCTGTCACTATTTGCTCTCAAAGTGCTTCTGTGTCATGGGCCCTGGTACATGACACATTCTGGGACATCTTCAGACCTCACTTATCCAAGCAGGCCTGGTCTGCTCGCTGCTGTAGTTCTGTGGTCCCTGTGGTGGAAGCAGGGTCTGATGTCCTTGTGGCAAGCACACACTTCTCACAGGGAATAAGCATCGTGAGCTTAACTGTTTTGAGTCCACTTACATTTATTCTGTGTTTGCTTGATGGACGGCCACAGTATATATTTCCGATGAACTTGCTGCACTCACACATTGTCATGTTGctaagtccgttttagttgaaCACTAGCTTGAATACACTTTTAGCATTTTTGAGAACTGGTAACCCACCATAGTGCAGTCCTTGTGGCTTATTCCTAGAGGTGCCCGCCGTAGCCTCAGAGGTTCACTGTTGTtcgctgtgtttctgtgtggcaGGATTTCATGATGCAGCAGACGATGCTGCGGGTTAAAGATCCAGCCAAATCCTTGGAGTTTTACACCAAGATCCTCGGCATGACGTGAGTATGTGGCGGGCTTCAGCTCGGGGGCCCTGCACCTCCACCCgcaaaacaaatgtaatccCCAAAAGTGACACGGTGCAGACGTGTTGGAAGGCAGTTGTCGGGCCGGTGTCCCGTCCACAAACTGCTGCCTGAGGTGCAATTTTCTCTTTGGTCTGCAAAAAACCTTGCAGGCTCCTGCAGAAGTTTGATTTCCCCTCCATGCGCTTCTCACTCTTCTTCTTGGGCTACGAGGACAAGAAGGAGATTCCCACTGATGTGAAGGAGAAGACGGCCTGGACCTTCTCTAGAAGAGCCACCATTGAGCTGACTCAGTAAGGGTCTTCATTTATGGGCTTTGTTTCTCTCGTtcccccccgcctccttttcttcatttcttgcTCTTGCCTTCTTGAATcccccctgaaccccccccccccctctcctcttctgttttTAGTAACTGGGGCTCTGAGGCCGATGAGAGCCAGTCTTATCACAACGGAAACTCCGATCCACGTGGCTTTGGTAAGACGGGAAAGAGCAACATAATCCATTTCTTAAGGTGATCTGGAAAGTGAGATTCCCAACCTGTCCTAAAAGAGTTTTCTTGTATGACAGTGTCTGGTAAGACATTTAGGAACACAGGAAAAGAATCAAATGAGCTTTCCTTCAAACATTCACACTTTTGTTTTGCATGatctgtgcttttatttattataaatgattCAACATCCTCACGTAAtcccttttttaataaaaatgcctCTTCTATCTGCCGTTGAACAGGACACATTGGAATCGCAGTTCCTGATGTCTACGCGGCCTGCAAACTGTTTGAAGAGCAAGGCGTCACCTTCGTCAAGAAGCCCGACGATGGTGAGTGTTTGAACATGAGGGCCTTAAACCTCGCTTTCCTTCTCAATCAAAACAACCAAAACGGTCAATATTACTAAAATTAAGGCTCAAACCAGTCATACAGGAGGGAAAAGTCTTGATTTAAAATACTTTGGCAGTGTGCTAAAATATAAAACTACAAAGACTCATTTCTACACAGCTTCATTCTTGTTACCAAGATTAtcaaagaaatgtgtttctgtcaactctaaatataaatatttctaCTTGggcacattttataaaataaggTATTGCCTTAATATACTGCATAGAAAGACTAACTTTCTAAAGTATTACATTGATGaagcttcttctcctctttgccCCCCAGGTAAGATGAAGGGCTTGGCCTTCATTCAGGACCCTGACGGTTACTGGATCGAGATCCTGAGTCCAAACAATATGGTGTCCATTACCTCCTAAAAGCTTTGATAACGTGCGACCTGCTGCAGCGAGCACAATGTCTGCTTTTCGGGCGAAGAATTTAGCAACATGTGGCGCGGAGcttgggggggggtgcacgctCAGTGGGTGCGCACGGGCCGGACACTTGATCAGCAAATAGAGTTTATTGCAATGGACAGCAACTACTTTGTTCTCCCGTCATCTGTCTGCATCGGGCTCCAGAGAGTGATGCTGAAATGACATGTGGTGTTTCTGTGTAATAAATGTGAAATTCACTGTTCAAACTAAGTGTTTTTTCTGATTTGTTGAAGTTttagagatggaaaaaaaggcaTTGTGTTTTGCAGAAGCACTAAAAGGGTAGTGTGTTATAAGATTAAAGAAGGCAATAATATGAGCACCTGGGGTTTTACCCCATTTAGGTCATAAAGATGAGTTTTGAAAAGCTTCAGGTATTCATTGATTCATCGTGACAGCATCACTGTTACCACTCTTCCCCCAACATGTCGTTTTCCACTAGAGGGTACTCTAAGTCACAGTGGGTCTGTGTTCTGGTTAAACTCTAAGAACAttcaatttaatcatttaaaaatacattaacagCCTTATaatttcatttggtttttattGATGATCCTTTTCGTTATGCTTGATTCTTTCTGTATTATTGGCACATAACAGTGAAAATATTCAGCATATCATTTCTTTGTATTTCGTAGTGGTGGAAGACTGAAATgtcccaacaactgctgcatggAATGCCGTGTGGTTTGGTGcagacattcatggtccccagatgATCCATTATATTCACTTTTAACTTTCCTGGCACCTATTAATACTTTTTCGACCAGATAACCAAAACACAAACGGCATCCCCATCTGCCTCAGCTGTAAGTTAGGTTTAGAGTTTATTAGTAAATGTTAACATGCTAAACTGGTGAATAAAGATAACTTTAGCCAACTGTCATTGTGAGCGTGTTtacatgctaatgttagcatgtcGCTCACAGATCTGCTGTAGACCGGTAGTCCTTTTAGATTTGGATGTTTTACATCATATGGTTGGATGATAACACCTTTGTCCTGACAGTTACAGGATAAGTTCCCCCTTAATAGTTGCTATCCAAATATTTgggtatttatatatattcattaacaTTAGAAAATTCCTTTTCTGTGATCTCTATTGGAAGGCCGCTTATGGTTGAAGAAGAGGTGAAGAGTGAAGTCAGGTATTACTCATAGAAGTACATTATCAACTGTGCTGCGAAGCTTGAAATGATTGTACCTGAGTCTTGATTGGAGTGACATTACAGTAATAAAAACCATCCAATCCAGAAACAGGCACATTATGATTATGAACCCCCCATCTGGCTGAAAATTGAATCTTTATCAGCTGAAGAACATGGAGTATTCCTCAAGGCCAACTTGCAACTATGGTGTTTTGACTGATTGACAAAGTGAACCAGATGTGCAGCCAAGGCGCCTGCCTCAAGACCTCGGAGCGTCCAGCTGTAATTCCTCGGTGACGGAGTGATCCTTCCATCTGACCACAGAGAGGAGACAGCTGCAGACAAGCTTCGGTGAGCCAATGCTAAAAATGCTTCCACTATAGCTTATCTAAATCTACACAAACCTCCTTCACTGTTCCATGAGGTGAAGCTGAAATGGTTTCATTTGTTTGCAGCTGTGTGGCCTTGTAAACAGTCTGGTCTGTTTACCCTGGTTCCACACCTCCTTGTGACCCAATGAGGAGTCtcatctttcttcctttttccaaaaacacaaactgcagTCTGCCAACTATCTCTCCGGATTCCATCCCAACACACATTTGATGTGCCTATGATTTGCGTGTGTGGGCGATTCGCCCCCTCCTGTTGCTTTCACCGTGTTTATGTATGTTGTAATTGATTGATGGATTGAGAGGGGCTCTAATCGGGGCTCTAATCAGCGCTCTCACTTCCCTCCACCACTTACAATCAGAGGCCGCCGGTCAGTGACCACGAGGAGGTCGGGGAATGGACATTAGCTCGGTTTGGGATTCGACTTCATCCGTGATTAATGCATTCTTTTGTGTTATCTGataataagaaaaaacatttgcacTAATTGGATGAAACCCTGAAAATCGACTCACTTGGCGCCTCGCCGCGGCGTTTTTGACATAATTGTTTTTGTCAGGAAGCGGTGTGGGGCCCATCAGAGCAGCAGCTGTCTCTAAGCGCTGCTTTGGACTGGTTTGTTAGAGAAGTAGCAGCTTCTGAC carries:
- the glo1 gene encoding lactoylglutathione lyase — its product is MGDKGLSDEAVASACKDGDPITKDFMMQQTMLRVKDPAKSLEFYTKILGMTLLQKFDFPSMRFSLFFLGYEDKKEIPTDVKEKTAWTFSRRATIELTHNWGSEADESQSYHNGNSDPRGFGHIGIAVPDVYAACKLFEEQGVTFVKKPDDGKMKGLAFIQDPDGYWIEILSPNNMVSITS